Proteins from one Deinococcus aestuarii genomic window:
- a CDS encoding NAD(P)/FAD-dependent oxidoreductase: MSRSALLARLRVFFALAHHAEVRGQRDEEVLERTHDARRRALLRAGALGAAGLTLAPRGVSAQTLPPAARASVTGDDPVVVVGAGLAGLTAAYRLRQAGVPVRVYEAGPRVGGRVSTRHGVFGGRHVELGGEFIDSGHTSIRRLAGELGVPLRDLLADDARDRLIPEVFDFGGRVYTDAEVLEAFRPLARRIGADLAALDVESVSHLTPGNAAGLDRTSLHDYLDRPDVPPFLRDLIEVAYVTEYGLEATEQSSLNLSYLIGTSPERFEIFGASDMRYTAEEGNGAIPQRLGQALAQDLDLGARLEALSRGSDGRYTLTFARGASSQEVRASRVILALPFSVLRGVALRLPLPEVKRRAIETIGYGTNAKLIAGFSERVWRTRHRSNGYTYSDRTFQTTWESSRTLAASGPTGALTNFVGGRRGLEVGTGSAEAHTAAWLTEMEAIYPGIGAARDRAPALRAHWPSHPLSRGSYSAYRVGQWTTIGGAEAEPVDGLHFAGEHTGGAFQGFMEGACASGERAAAEVLAALGSRRVPG; this comes from the coding sequence TTGAGCCGGTCCGCCCTGCTCGCCCGGTTGCGGGTGTTCTTCGCGCTGGCCCACCACGCCGAGGTGCGTGGGCAGCGAGACGAGGAGGTGCTCGAACGGACCCACGACGCCCGGCGGCGGGCGCTGCTGCGGGCCGGGGCCCTCGGGGCGGCGGGGCTGACCCTGGCGCCTCGCGGGGTCTCGGCGCAGACGCTTCCCCCGGCGGCGCGGGCCAGCGTGACCGGGGACGACCCCGTGGTCGTCGTGGGGGCGGGGCTCGCGGGCCTCACGGCGGCGTACCGGCTGCGGCAAGCGGGGGTGCCCGTGCGCGTGTACGAGGCGGGGCCGCGCGTGGGCGGGCGCGTTTCCACCCGGCACGGCGTCTTCGGGGGGCGGCACGTGGAGCTGGGCGGCGAGTTCATCGACTCGGGCCACACGTCCATCCGGCGCCTCGCGGGCGAACTTGGAGTGCCGCTCCGTGACCTCCTCGCGGACGACGCCCGCGACCGCCTGATCCCCGAGGTCTTCGACTTCGGCGGGAGGGTGTACACCGACGCCGAGGTGCTGGAGGCCTTCCGCCCCCTGGCGCGGCGGATCGGCGCGGACCTCGCCGCGCTGGACGTGGAGTCCGTGAGTCACCTCACCCCCGGCAACGCGGCGGGCCTCGACCGGACCTCCCTGCACGACTACCTCGACCGGCCCGACGTGCCTCCCTTCCTGCGCGACCTGATCGAGGTGGCCTACGTCACCGAGTACGGCCTGGAGGCGACCGAGCAGTCGAGTCTCAACCTGAGCTACCTCATCGGCACGTCCCCCGAGCGGTTCGAGATCTTCGGGGCCAGCGACATGCGTTACACCGCCGAGGAGGGCAACGGGGCCATCCCGCAGCGGTTGGGACAGGCCCTGGCGCAAGACCTCGACCTCGGCGCCCGCCTCGAAGCCCTGAGCCGGGGCAGCGACGGGCGCTACACCCTGACCTTCGCGCGCGGGGCCAGCTCGCAGGAGGTGCGCGCCTCCCGCGTCATCCTGGCGCTGCCCTTCAGCGTCCTGCGGGGGGTGGCCCTGCGCCTGCCGCTGCCCGAGGTCAAGCGCCGCGCCATCGAGACCATCGGCTACGGCACGAATGCCAAGCTCATCGCGGGCTTCTCCGAGCGCGTGTGGCGCACCCGTCACCGCTCGAACGGGTACACCTACTCCGACCGGACCTTCCAGACGACCTGGGAGAGCAGCCGCACGCTGGCCGCCAGCGGCCCCACGGGCGCCCTGACGAACTTCGTGGGCGGGCGGCGTGGGCTCGAGGTCGGCACCGGAAGCGCCGAGGCCCACACCGCCGCCTGGCTCACCGAGATGGAGGCGATCTACCCCGGCATCGGGGCCGCGCGGGACCGCGCCCCGGCCCTCCGCGCGCACTGGCCGAGCCATCCCCTGAGCCGGGGCTCGTACTCCGCCTACCGGGTGGGGCAGTGGACCACCATCGGCGGCGCCGAGGCCGAGCCCGTGGACGGGCTCCACTTCGCGGGGGAACACACCGGCGGCGCCTTCCAGGGCTTCATGGAGGGTGCCTGCGCGAGCGGCGAGCGTGCCGCAGCGGAGGTGCTCGCCGCCCTGGGGTCCCGCCGGGTGCCAGGCTGA
- a CDS encoding putative bifunctional diguanylate cyclase/phosphodiesterase, whose product MRGFSSSLRLPPSRSRRAVWFSLRLKVLLSLALAGLCLMGSLGALLPTLVVTRFDRQEERRMHADTLRVARALETELESLSTYVLNWSAWDDTHAYVQRPSRAYEASNLIPGSFEAGRLNLIVFLNRRGDLVTTQAYDLAGHRLVPSEELTGELLRRSGSLLRPQGEEDMRRGIVTLASGSWLLAARPILTSAGRGPSAGTLVMGRELTPTLLRELKRDAGLALTVMPTPERLVERVARAPGGVLVQARDEGRLEGFTVVRDLAGRPSLTLMVGADREDHANGVVTARTILIAVFAVVLLFTVLTMTLVERLVLRRLGRYRRQVRKIMRGGQLTSRFPVGGRDELSDLGHALNALLDQTEHSQRRLEHQAAHDELTGLPNRFAFKQTLGALMGRGEPFAVVLIDLDNFKGINDTLGHEVGDEVLRLGAARLAQALPPGALLARLGGDEFALLLPGVADGETAGRRARALLGTLAPPLPTSAAELRVQASAGLSLWPADGADESALLQYADLAMYRAKATGGGVQRYHAGLSQEAQRRNELERSLQDVLGRGELWLAYQPVVALASGQTVGCEALLRWQSPVHGAVSPADFIPLAEERGLIREIGAWVLREACTLAARWQREGRGVKVAVNVSAVQLRDPHFAREVAATLRSAGLCPSGLELEVTETAVMADLGAATRQLAEVRALGVSVALDDFGTGYASLELVRELPLDKLKLDRSFVTGAERDTRRQVIVASVIHLAGDLGLTVVAEGLETAAQRDMLLALGCPLAQGYLYARPLPPEELRRHLTGETVPLGA is encoded by the coding sequence ATGAGGGGCTTTTCCAGCAGCCTGCGTCTGCCGCCGAGCCGCTCGCGCCGGGCCGTCTGGTTTTCGCTGCGGCTCAAGGTGCTGCTCTCGTTGGCGCTGGCGGGGCTGTGTCTGATGGGATCGTTGGGGGCCCTGCTGCCCACGCTCGTCGTGACGCGCTTCGACCGTCAGGAGGAGCGGCGAATGCACGCGGATACGCTGCGGGTGGCCCGGGCGCTGGAGACCGAGCTAGAGAGCCTGAGTACCTACGTCCTGAACTGGTCGGCGTGGGACGACACGCACGCGTACGTGCAGCGGCCCAGCCGTGCCTACGAGGCTTCCAATCTGATTCCGGGCAGCTTCGAGGCGGGGCGGCTGAACCTGATCGTCTTTTTGAACCGGCGGGGCGACCTCGTGACGACCCAGGCCTACGATCTCGCCGGGCACCGGCTGGTCCCGTCGGAGGAGCTCACCGGCGAGCTGTTGCGGCGGTCGGGCTCCCTGCTGCGGCCCCAGGGGGAAGAGGACATGCGGCGGGGGATCGTGACGCTGGCCTCGGGGTCCTGGCTGCTCGCCGCTCGGCCGATCCTGACGAGCGCGGGCCGGGGGCCGTCGGCGGGAACCCTGGTGATGGGCCGCGAACTGACCCCCACCCTGCTGAGGGAACTCAAACGCGACGCCGGGCTCGCCCTGACGGTCATGCCCACGCCGGAACGCCTGGTGGAGCGGGTGGCGCGGGCGCCGGGGGGGGTGCTCGTTCAGGCGCGCGACGAGGGGCGGCTGGAGGGCTTCACGGTCGTGCGGGACCTGGCGGGCCGCCCCAGCCTGACGCTGATGGTGGGGGCCGACCGCGAGGACCACGCCAACGGCGTCGTGACGGCCAGGACGATCCTGATCGCCGTGTTCGCCGTCGTCTTGCTCTTCACGGTCCTGACGATGACGCTGGTCGAGCGGCTGGTCCTGCGGCGGCTGGGGCGCTACCGCAGGCAGGTGCGCAAGATCATGCGGGGGGGCCAGCTCACCAGCCGCTTTCCGGTGGGAGGGCGCGACGAACTCAGCGACCTGGGGCACGCCTTGAACGCGCTGCTGGACCAGACCGAGCACAGCCAGCGGCGCCTGGAGCACCAGGCCGCCCACGACGAGCTCACGGGGCTGCCCAACCGCTTCGCCTTCAAGCAGACCCTGGGGGCCTTGATGGGCCGGGGGGAGCCCTTCGCGGTGGTCTTGATCGACCTCGACAACTTCAAGGGCATCAACGACACCCTCGGCCACGAGGTCGGCGACGAGGTGCTGCGCCTGGGGGCCGCGCGTCTGGCGCAGGCCCTGCCCCCGGGTGCCCTGCTCGCGCGTCTGGGCGGCGACGAGTTCGCCCTGCTCCTGCCGGGTGTCGCGGACGGGGAGACGGCCGGGCGCCGCGCCCGCGCCCTGCTGGGCACCCTGGCCCCCCCCCTGCCCACGAGCGCCGCCGAGCTGCGGGTCCAGGCCAGCGCGGGCCTCAGTCTGTGGCCCGCCGACGGCGCCGACGAGTCGGCCCTGCTCCAGTACGCCGACCTCGCCATGTACCGGGCCAAGGCCACCGGGGGCGGCGTGCAGCGGTACCACGCGGGCCTCTCGCAAGAAGCCCAGCGCCGCAACGAACTGGAGCGCAGCCTTCAGGACGTGCTGGGACGGGGCGAACTGTGGCTCGCCTATCAACCGGTGGTGGCCCTCGCCTCGGGCCAGACGGTGGGCTGCGAGGCGTTGCTGCGCTGGCAAAGCCCCGTGCACGGGGCGGTGTCCCCCGCCGACTTCATCCCCCTGGCCGAGGAGCGGGGACTGATCCGCGAGATCGGGGCCTGGGTGCTGCGCGAGGCCTGCACGCTCGCCGCGCGCTGGCAGCGCGAGGGGCGGGGGGTCAAGGTCGCGGTGAACGTGAGTGCCGTGCAACTGCGTGACCCCCACTTCGCGCGTGAGGTGGCGGCCACGCTGCGCTCGGCGGGACTGTGCCCGTCGGGGCTGGAACTGGAGGTGACCGAGACGGCGGTGATGGCAGACCTGGGGGCGGCGACGCGGCAACTGGCGGAGGTGCGCGCCCTGGGGGTGTCGGTGGCACTCGACGACTTCGGGACCGGGTACGCCAGCCTGGAACTGGTGCGGGAATTGCCGCTGGACAAGCTCAAGCTCGACCGCTCGTTCGTGACGGGGGCCGAGCGCGACACGCGGCGGCAGGTGATCGTGGCGTCGGTGATCCACCTGGCCGGGGACCTGGGGCTGACGGTGGTGGCCGAGGGGCTCGAGACCGCGGCGCAGCGCGACATGCTGCTGGCGCTGGGCTGCCCCCTGGCCCAGGGCTACCTCTACGCCCGGCCCCTCCCCCCGGAGGAGTTGCGCCGCCACCTCACCGGGGAGACCGTCCCCCTGGGGGCGTAG
- a CDS encoding DMT family transporter, translated as MDERAQTLPLGALALGALAVALWSSSTVVEKVLLESLPPITLLAWQLGISVTVLWGALLLGRRGVAHGTWHLGWPGLVQPGLANLLLLLGLSLTSANTFSLLNSCETVFGLIFARALLGERVGRATAVLAGFATLGVILVALGAPQEDGASTWAGVGLVLGGTVFASLYGVVSRPAAAAPDTHPLLLTALHQTFGLGVVLAAWALALERGEGATLGGVAPATWAWAALAGLFQYAVPFWLFLTALRRLSASAVSLLFTLGPVFVIVLAFLVLGEWLTPLQWGGAVLTLVSLTLIAAWPGRGAPP; from the coding sequence ATGGACGAGCGTGCCCAGACCCTTCCGCTCGGCGCCCTGGCGCTGGGGGCGCTCGCCGTGGCCCTGTGGAGCAGCTCGACGGTGGTGGAAAAGGTGCTGCTGGAGAGCCTTCCGCCGATTACCCTGCTCGCCTGGCAGCTCGGGATCAGCGTGACCGTGCTGTGGGGTGCCCTGCTCCTGGGCCGCCGGGGCGTGGCGCACGGCACGTGGCACCTGGGGTGGCCGGGGCTGGTGCAGCCGGGACTCGCCAACCTGCTGCTCCTGCTCGGGCTTTCCCTGACGAGCGCGAACACCTTCTCGCTGCTCAACTCGTGTGAGACGGTTTTCGGTTTGATCTTCGCGCGGGCGCTGCTGGGGGAACGGGTGGGCCGGGCCACGGCGGTCCTCGCCGGGTTCGCCACCCTGGGCGTGATACTCGTGGCCCTGGGAGCCCCGCAGGAGGACGGGGCGAGCACCTGGGCCGGGGTGGGGCTGGTGCTCGGCGGCACGGTCTTCGCCTCGCTGTACGGGGTGGTGAGCCGTCCCGCCGCCGCCGCGCCGGACACCCACCCGCTCTTGCTGACGGCGCTGCACCAGACGTTCGGCCTCGGGGTCGTGCTCGCCGCGTGGGCGCTGGCGCTGGAGCGCGGGGAGGGCGCGACCCTGGGCGGGGTGGCGCCCGCCACCTGGGCGTGGGCGGCCCTGGCGGGCCTCTTTCAATACGCCGTGCCCTTCTGGCTCTTCCTGACCGCGCTGCGGCGGCTGAGCGCCAGCGCCGTGTCGCTGCTCTTCACGCTGGGGCCGGTCTTTGTGATCGTCCTCGCCTTCCTGGTCCTGGGGGAATGGCTCACCCCCCTCCAGTGGGGCGGGGCCGTGCTCACGCTGGTCTCCCTCACGCTGATCGCGGCGTGGCCGGGGCGCGGCGCACCCCCCTGA